The proteins below are encoded in one region of Methanobacterium aggregans:
- a CDS encoding H/ACA ribonucleoprotein complex subunit GAR1 produces the protein MKKLGKISHISNRGRVILRSDKTPGFGLAVFTEDKKRFGTVYDVFGPTKEPYISVKVYEKDPKKLEKRVGETLYISSKPIKKWGRGKRKKK, from the coding sequence ATGAAAAAACTGGGAAAAATCTCACACATCTCCAATAGAGGCCGTGTTATATTAAGGTCTGACAAAACGCCAGGTTTCGGATTAGCTGTTTTTACAGAAGATAAAAAGAGATTTGGTACTGTTTACGATGTATTCGGTCCAACAAAAGAGCCATACATATCAGTCAAAGTCTATGAAAAAGATCCTAAAAAACTTGAGAAACGAGTTGGGGAGACCCTGTACATATCATCAAAACCTATTAAGAAGTGGGGGCGAGGGAAACGAAAGAAAAAATGA
- a CDS encoding PEP/pyruvate-binding domain-containing protein, giving the protein MSTDNMVDINNYVIDLKEKDLNIEKIGGKALNLAKMSSSGFNIPSAFIVSVDAYDFFIKKELTGKISEILNSIDFDNEDSISHGCSSIRSLIKSEELPSDLFLEIHNKIINLPEGYYAVRSSAVAEDLADASFAGQLDSFLYIKNEDILENIVDCWASYWNDRAVKYRHDSSIGHLDTEMTAAGIAVLVQKMVNADISGVTFTANPVNGNNHIVIESTWGLGESIASGIVTPDIFVLSRDGSIVEKNIKTKNQGYFLRNCENTLISIKEEYRNKSSLNEKILKKILETGIELENLFGVAQDIEWAIEYESNGSNKDGKLNKNETKSPNIYILQSRPVTTLTDDSEKDDILWTRAYGDEYWADATTPLFYDVMGKMLTDYVNHEGARIMGYKEITDTKLLKLHKSRVYFNSWVLEKTFSYYPKFARSKELLNYFPLEDQERISQYPSILHKTLLSQILVAIRDPDGMMHRTDKAYRKWAKKFMEKCAYFDKTDLTVLSDAELSLLYNDIETSGIKHYQLIRYGMVSHSIATNLMIKNWLVKWLDDNDGSLYAGLISGLEDNKTVEMNIKFSDLAKIIRENQDLLAKINSINDLSSLNETEINELIDSNLNFKKDFELFIQNYGHRSNTREILYPRWREDKSYVLEVIKLLSSSDLDLRKKEVESRENRFKTEKEVFQRIKKQKGGFFKAKLFGVVLNLAQTYLTFRENQRFYLDHLLFRQRLMLQEMGRRLMIKNIVDETGDVFFLYEKELFNFFNINPSKVELNEKIPLLPDKILKRKKEFYRYKSSLPPKFLKNGIEFDDTVMEYGKNAIYGAAASPGIFKGVVRVVESIEELSHLEDNEILITSNTDPAWTAVFSKIGGLITETGGILSHGAVISREYRIPAVTAVKGATELFKTGEELVIDGNEGVVYKKE; this is encoded by the coding sequence GTGAGCACTGATAATATGGTTGATATAAATAATTATGTGATAGATCTTAAAGAAAAAGACCTTAACATAGAAAAAATTGGAGGCAAAGCCTTAAATTTGGCCAAAATGTCATCATCAGGTTTTAATATTCCCTCAGCATTTATTGTTTCAGTAGATGCCTACGATTTTTTTATTAAAAAGGAATTAACAGGTAAAATATCTGAAATTCTTAATTCTATTGATTTTGACAACGAGGATTCTATCTCTCATGGTTGTTCTTCCATTCGAAGCCTAATAAAATCAGAGGAATTACCTTCAGATCTGTTTTTGGAAATCCATAATAAGATAATTAATCTCCCTGAGGGATATTATGCCGTAAGATCATCAGCAGTAGCTGAAGATCTGGCAGATGCCAGTTTTGCAGGGCAACTGGATAGTTTTCTTTATATAAAAAATGAGGATATCCTGGAAAACATTGTTGATTGCTGGGCATCTTACTGGAATGATCGTGCCGTAAAGTACAGGCATGATTCTTCCATAGGACATTTAGACACCGAAATGACCGCTGCTGGAATAGCTGTACTGGTACAGAAAATGGTCAATGCTGATATCAGTGGAGTGACCTTCACAGCTAATCCAGTTAATGGAAATAACCACATTGTTATTGAGTCCACCTGGGGTCTGGGTGAATCTATTGCCTCTGGAATAGTCACCCCAGATATTTTTGTTTTAAGTAGGGATGGAAGTATTGTTGAAAAAAACATTAAAACAAAAAACCAAGGATATTTCCTTAGAAACTGTGAAAACACTTTAATTTCTATCAAAGAAGAGTATAGGAACAAATCAAGCCTCAATGAAAAAATCCTTAAAAAAATACTGGAAACCGGAATAGAACTTGAAAACCTTTTTGGTGTAGCTCAGGATATTGAATGGGCAATAGAATATGAGAGTAATGGATCAAATAAGGATGGAAAGTTAAATAAAAATGAAACAAAATCCCCGAATATCTATATCCTTCAATCCAGACCAGTAACTACCCTTACAGATGACTCTGAAAAAGATGATATCTTATGGACCCGAGCTTATGGAGATGAGTACTGGGCTGATGCCACAACACCTCTGTTTTATGATGTCATGGGGAAAATGCTCACAGATTATGTTAATCATGAAGGTGCCCGGATAATGGGGTACAAAGAAATAACTGACACCAAACTCTTAAAACTCCACAAATCCAGGGTTTATTTTAATAGCTGGGTTTTAGAAAAAACTTTTTCATATTATCCCAAATTTGCCAGATCTAAAGAGTTGTTAAATTATTTCCCATTAGAAGATCAGGAAAGAATATCACAATATCCCTCCATATTACATAAAACCTTACTTTCACAGATTTTAGTAGCCATTCGAGACCCGGATGGAATGATGCACAGAACAGACAAGGCATATAGAAAATGGGCCAAAAAATTCATGGAAAAGTGTGCATATTTCGACAAAACTGATTTAACTGTCTTAAGTGACGCTGAATTATCATTACTTTATAATGATATCGAAACATCCGGTATTAAACACTATCAATTAATAAGATACGGTATGGTTTCTCATTCCATAGCAACCAACTTAATGATCAAAAACTGGCTGGTGAAATGGTTAGATGATAATGATGGTTCCCTTTATGCAGGCTTAATTTCAGGTTTAGAGGATAATAAAACCGTGGAAATGAATATCAAGTTTTCGGATTTGGCTAAAATCATAAGAGAAAACCAGGATTTATTGGCAAAAATAAATTCCATCAACGATTTAAGTTCTTTAAACGAAACAGAGATCAATGAATTAATTGATTCTAATTTAAATTTTAAAAAAGATTTTGAGTTATTTATCCAGAATTATGGACACCGCTCCAATACCCGTGAAATATTATATCCTCGATGGAGGGAAGATAAATCTTATGTCTTAGAAGTTATTAAACTACTATCTTCTTCTGATTTAGATTTAAGAAAAAAAGAAGTAGAAAGTCGTGAAAATAGATTTAAAACCGAGAAAGAAGTTTTTCAGAGAATAAAAAAACAAAAAGGCGGGTTTTTCAAGGCAAAACTATTTGGAGTGGTGCTTAATTTAGCTCAAACATATTTAACCTTCCGTGAAAATCAAAGATTTTATTTAGATCACCTGCTTTTCCGTCAAAGATTGATGTTACAGGAGATGGGAAGGAGGTTAATGATAAAAAATATTGTTGATGAAACAGGTGATGTTTTCTTCCTCTATGAAAAAGAATTATTCAATTTTTTTAATATTAACCCTTCAAAGGTAGAATTAAATGAAAAGATTCCATTATTACCAGATAAAATTCTAAAAAGAAAAAAAGAGTTTTATAGATATAAATCTTCACTTCCACCAAAGTTCTTAAAAAACGGGATTGAATTTGATGATACTGTTATGGAATATGGTAAAAATGCAATTTATGGTGCTGCAGCCAGTCCTGGAATATTCAAAGGTGTAGTCAGAGTGGTAGAATCTATTGAAGAATTATCCCATCTGGAAGATAATGAAATTCTCATAACCAGTAACACAGATCCTGCCTGGACCGCAGTATTTTCAAAGATAGGGGGCCTTATCACCGAAACTGGAGGAATATTATCCCATGGTGCGGTAATTTCCCGTGAATATAGGATACCTGCTGTAACTGCTGTTAAAGGAGCTACTGAACTTTTTAAAACAGGTGAAGAGTTAGTTATAGATGGTAATGAAGGAGTTGTATATAAAAAAGAATAA
- a CDS encoding transcription initiation factor IIB codes for MKQDVSEIEKIETKCPECGSKKLINDHERGEVVCGACGLVIDDNIVDMGPEWRAFDHEQRDKRTRVGAPITYTIHDKGLSTMIDWRNKDIYGRDIPARNRAQWYRLRKWQRKIRISGATERNLAFALSELDRDSSRLGLPRSVREAASVVYRNAVENKLIRGRSIEGVVAASLYAACRRCNVPRTLDEIAEVSRVSKKEVGRTYRFLTRELHIKLPPTSPVDYVPRFASELGLSGEVQSKAIEIIEKAMEKGLTSGRGPTGVAAAALYIASVLLGERKTQRDVADIAGVTEVTIRNRYKELTEQLDMGVTL; via the coding sequence ATGAAACAGGATGTCTCTGAAATTGAGAAAATTGAAACCAAATGTCCAGAATGTGGCTCTAAAAAGCTTATAAATGATCACGAGCGTGGTGAAGTAGTATGTGGAGCCTGCGGTCTAGTGATAGACGACAACATTGTTGACATGGGTCCTGAATGGAGGGCATTCGACCATGAACAGCGAGACAAACGTACAAGGGTAGGTGCACCTATAACCTACACCATACACGACAAAGGTCTCTCAACCATGATCGATTGGAGAAACAAGGACATATACGGCCGTGACATACCTGCAAGGAACCGTGCACAGTGGTACAGGTTAAGGAAATGGCAGAGAAAGATCAGGATCTCCGGTGCAACTGAAAGAAACCTTGCATTTGCACTGAGCGAACTTGACAGGGATTCCTCAAGACTTGGCCTTCCAAGAAGCGTCAGGGAAGCAGCATCAGTTGTCTACAGGAACGCTGTGGAGAACAAGCTCATACGGGGAAGGAGCATAGAAGGAGTGGTTGCAGCATCACTCTACGCAGCATGCAGAAGATGTAACGTACCCAGAACCCTTGATGAGATTGCAGAGGTCTCCAGAGTCAGTAAAAAAGAAGTTGGAAGGACTTACAGGTTTTTAACCCGTGAATTACATATCAAGTTACCACCAACATCTCCTGTGGATTATGTTCCAAGGTTTGCAAGCGAACTGGGACTTTCAGGAGAGGTGCAGTCCAAGGCCATTGAAATAATTGAAAAAGCAATGGAAAAAGGATTGACCTCTGGAAGGGGACCTACAGGAGTTGCAGCAGCCGCACTTTACATTGCATCAGTTCTTCTTGGAGAGAGAAAAACTCAGAGGGACGTTGCAGATATTGCTGGAGTTACTGAAGTAACCATACGTAACAGGTACAAAGAGCTTACAGAACAGCTCGATATGGGTGTAACATTATAG
- a CDS encoding DUF2116 family Zn-ribbon domain-containing protein, translated as MVEQHKHCPVCGKPVPLSERYCSQDCEQIAAENQKKVAKTRKILYGLFIVFILVWILLTLRGKLF; from the coding sequence ATGGTGGAGCAACACAAACATTGTCCTGTATGTGGAAAGCCAGTACCACTATCTGAGAGGTACTGCTCACAGGATTGCGAACAGATTGCAGCTGAAAACCAGAAGAAAGTTGCCAAAACACGAAAAATCCTTTACGGACTCTTCATAGTTTTCATACTGGTGTGGATACTTCTAACTCTACGTGGTAAACTGTTCTAA
- the prf1 gene encoding peptide chain release factor aRF-1, which produces MTEVSSKELYEVKRTLKELSDKKGRGTELVSVYIPPDRQISDVVKHMREELSQSANIKSKQTKKNVQSAIEVIMQRMKLFPRPPAKGLVLFVGMIPRGGPGTEKMETYMFEPPEPVQTYIYHCNSEFFLEPLQEIIEDKEVYGLAVIDRKEATIALLRGKRIDIVKHLTSGVPGKHKAGGQSQRRFDRLIDLAAHEFKKRIGEHMNEAFLGVPELKGVIVGGPGHTKEEFVEGDYLHYEIKNNIITTVDTSYTGEFGIREVIDKSMDVLDEIGVMKEKKLVQKFLGELVDDNGLASYGEAEVRRNLKMGAVEVLLLSEDLKSKRLTYECQSCGHTQDKTVKKAVEEEDKTCPKCNEKMKVSESRDVIDDFVEMAEEVGSNVEIISTETEEGMQLMKAFGGIGAILRYRM; this is translated from the coding sequence GTGACTGAAGTATCCTCAAAGGAATTGTACGAGGTTAAAAGAACCCTTAAAGAGCTTTCAGATAAGAAAGGTAGGGGAACAGAACTTGTTTCAGTTTATATACCACCAGACCGTCAGATAAGTGATGTTGTAAAGCACATGCGTGAGGAGTTAAGCCAGAGCGCCAACATCAAAAGTAAACAGACAAAGAAGAATGTTCAGTCTGCAATTGAGGTTATAATGCAGAGAATGAAACTCTTCCCACGCCCACCTGCGAAGGGACTTGTTCTTTTCGTTGGAATGATCCCAAGGGGAGGTCCTGGGACTGAGAAAATGGAAACCTACATGTTTGAACCACCAGAACCTGTGCAGACCTACATCTACCACTGTAACTCAGAGTTCTTCCTGGAACCCCTTCAGGAGATAATCGAGGACAAGGAAGTTTATGGTCTTGCAGTTATAGACCGTAAAGAAGCAACAATAGCCCTTCTTCGAGGTAAAAGGATCGATATTGTTAAACACCTTACAAGTGGTGTGCCCGGTAAACACAAAGCAGGTGGTCAGTCACAGAGAAGGTTTGACCGTTTGATAGACCTTGCAGCCCACGAGTTCAAGAAGAGAATTGGAGAACATATGAACGAAGCATTTTTAGGCGTTCCAGAACTTAAGGGTGTTATAGTGGGAGGCCCCGGCCATACCAAGGAAGAGTTCGTTGAGGGAGACTACCTGCACTACGAGATAAAAAACAATATAATAACAACTGTGGACACCTCCTACACCGGTGAATTTGGTATCAGAGAGGTTATTGACAAATCCATGGATGTTCTGGATGAAATTGGTGTCATGAAGGAGAAGAAACTCGTTCAAAAATTTTTAGGTGAACTGGTTGATGATAACGGCCTTGCATCCTACGGTGAAGCTGAAGTCAGGCGAAACCTCAAGATGGGTGCTGTTGAAGTCCTTCTACTATCTGAAGACCTTAAATCCAAAAGGTTGACCTATGAATGTCAGTCCTGCGGACATACCCAGGATAAAACAGTTAAAAAAGCTGTTGAAGAGGAGGATAAAACATGCCCTAAATGTAACGAGAAAATGAAAGTTTCTGAAAGCAGGGATGTTATTGATGACTTCGTTGAAATGGCTGAAGAAGTTGGATCTAATGTTGAGATAATTTCAACAGAAACTGAAGAAGGAATGCAACTTATGAAAGCATTCGGAGGAATTGGTGCCATATTAAGGTACAGAATGTGA
- the pyrH gene encoding UMP kinase: protein MRIVITVGGSIIIKDHDYRRFKDYADVLKEMAAENEVFVVVGGGKTARDYIGIARGLGVSEALCDDVGIDVTRLNARLLIMALGEYAYPSVPHNFREAMEFSSSGKIVVMGGTEPAHSTDAVGSILAEFVNADILVNATSVDGLYNKDPNKYPDAQMFTEVTPSRMMELMSSNEIKAGTYEFFDTTAIQIIKRSAINTVIVNGNDAQNIQRALTQKIGTRIVSQE from the coding sequence ATGCGAATAGTCATAACAGTAGGCGGATCAATAATAATAAAGGATCATGATTACAGAAGATTTAAGGATTATGCTGATGTTCTAAAGGAAATGGCAGCAGAAAACGAAGTATTCGTGGTTGTTGGTGGAGGTAAGACAGCCCGGGATTATATAGGAATAGCGAGAGGTCTGGGAGTATCTGAGGCTCTTTGTGATGATGTGGGTATAGATGTGACCCGGCTCAATGCAAGACTCCTCATAATGGCCTTGGGTGAATATGCTTATCCTTCTGTCCCTCATAACTTCAGGGAAGCCATGGAATTTTCAAGCTCTGGTAAAATTGTTGTTATGGGTGGAACAGAGCCGGCACACAGTACTGATGCAGTTGGAAGTATTCTTGCAGAGTTCGTTAATGCAGACATACTCGTGAATGCAACCTCTGTGGATGGACTCTACAACAAGGATCCCAACAAGTACCCAGATGCCCAGATGTTCACTGAGGTAACACCCTCAAGGATGATGGAACTCATGAGCAGCAATGAAATCAAGGCAGGGACCTATGAGTTTTTCGACACAACAGCTATACAGATCATCAAACGATCAGCAATAAACACTGTAATAGTGAATGGTAACGATGCCCAGAACATTCAAAGGGCTTTGACCCAGAAGATAGGAACGCGCATTGTATCCCAAGAGTAG
- a CDS encoding Gfo/Idh/MocA family protein, which yields MSKVNVGVIGVGAMGYNHVRVYSELQNANLMAVSDVVKGTMTEVSKEFNTVGFVDYDNILKMPEIEVVSVCVPTTYHYEVVMSAIEHGKNVLVEKPIAFTLDEAKEMVEAAHDAGVKLATGHVERFNPAVLEAKKLIDAGAIGDLVSASAKRLGPFPPRIKDVGVTIDLAIHEVDIMFYLLDSPASNVYANMGSKLEKCEYEDHAEIMMKFENGVIGILETNWLTPYKKRQLDITGVDGIISIDYVDQTVKVYGKNAQKVKVDHKEPLKEELGSFLSAVTNDEEPRITGEDGIHALKVVLAAMKSAKHKIPVNMNEC from the coding sequence TTGAGTAAGGTTAATGTTGGTGTTATTGGTGTTGGTGCAATGGGCTACAACCATGTGAGGGTTTATTCTGAACTTCAGAATGCAAATCTAATGGCTGTTTCAGATGTTGTGAAGGGAACTATGACAGAGGTTTCCAAGGAATTTAACACTGTGGGTTTTGTTGATTATGATAATATTCTTAAAATGCCTGAAATAGAGGTAGTCAGTGTTTGTGTACCTACCACGTACCATTACGAAGTTGTTATGAGTGCAATAGAACATGGAAAAAATGTTCTGGTTGAAAAGCCCATTGCATTCACATTGGATGAGGCAAAGGAAATGGTTGAGGCTGCTCATGATGCAGGGGTTAAACTTGCAACTGGGCACGTTGAAAGATTCAACCCGGCAGTTCTTGAGGCTAAAAAACTCATAGATGCAGGGGCAATAGGTGATCTTGTTTCTGCTTCTGCAAAGAGACTTGGACCATTTCCCCCAAGGATAAAGGATGTTGGAGTCACAATAGACCTTGCCATACATGAAGTGGATATTATGTTCTACCTTCTGGACAGTCCAGCATCAAATGTTTACGCTAATATGGGCAGTAAACTTGAAAAATGTGAATATGAGGATCATGCAGAGATCATGATGAAATTTGAGAATGGAGTTATAGGTATTCTGGAAACTAACTGGTTAACGCCCTATAAAAAACGACAGCTGGATATAACTGGTGTTGATGGGATAATATCCATTGATTACGTGGACCAGACAGTTAAAGTCTACGGAAAAAATGCCCAGAAGGTTAAAGTTGACCATAAAGAACCCCTTAAAGAGGAACTCGGTTCATTTTTATCTGCAGTTACAAATGATGAAGAACCAAGGATCACAGGAGAAGATGGTATACACGCCCTTAAAGTGGTTTTAGCAGCTATGAAATCTGCTAAACATAAAATACCTGTGAACATGAATGAATGTTAG
- a CDS encoding orotate phosphoribosyltransferase-like protein, whose amino-acid sequence MNEKLIKKAHELRNRGFTTGEIADDLNVSKDTARWLILQGTGKKAESEGAAPLDFAINWKSLGGSSFRMKYVSAAMVDMALQYGEPEVIVGITVSGIPFATMMAEIIDADISVFHPIKHRKMEEDAKGAVSSNFASVEGRKVVIVDDVITSGRTIGEAIKIFKDVGAEPLAAVVLIDKKGISEVEGVPVESLIRVSRLG is encoded by the coding sequence ATGAATGAAAAACTCATAAAAAAAGCCCACGAACTTAGAAATAGAGGTTTTACAACAGGAGAAATAGCTGATGATCTCAACGTATCAAAGGATACAGCAAGATGGCTAATACTGCAGGGAACCGGTAAAAAAGCTGAGAGTGAGGGAGCAGCACCTTTAGATTTTGCAATAAATTGGAAAAGTCTTGGAGGCAGTTCTTTTCGTATGAAATATGTTTCAGCAGCCATGGTGGATATGGCACTCCAGTACGGGGAACCCGAAGTTATAGTGGGAATAACTGTCAGTGGAATACCCTTTGCAACCATGATGGCAGAGATAATAGATGCAGACATATCTGTTTTCCACCCAATAAAACACAGAAAAATGGAAGAAGACGCTAAAGGAGCTGTAAGCAGCAACTTCGCATCTGTAGAGGGCAGAAAAGTTGTTATAGTTGATGATGTTATAACAAGTGGCAGGACCATAGGGGAAGCCATAAAGATCTTCAAAGACGTGGGGGCAGAGCCCCTTGCAGCAGTTGTCCTAATCGATAAAAAGGGAATATCTGAAGTTGAAGGTGTTCCTGTGGAATCCCTGATCCGGGTAAGCAGGTTAGGATAA
- a CDS encoding RraA family protein — protein sequence MTGKELSAESLLKNFSAELARSKLCNSRVTTSNLSDAMRHVAGENGVLTGVKPVKEGIKIMGTATTVETASDDWGTVIKGIYSSKRGDVLVIKCDNDDPAVWGELASSTAQKRGIVGTVIYGSARDISGIKNLDYPVFSRNIIPNAGDAKAEGYVNVPLNCGETLVNPGDFIMGDECGVVCVPHQILEEVFKEAFSILDNEDEIVAKIKKGSSFLEILGIDK from the coding sequence ATGACAGGGAAAGAACTTTCAGCAGAATCCCTATTAAAAAATTTTTCAGCAGAATTAGCCCGCTCAAAACTTTGTAATTCTCGCGTAACAACCTCCAATCTGTCAGATGCCATGAGGCATGTTGCAGGAGAAAATGGTGTCCTTACAGGAGTTAAACCTGTTAAAGAAGGCATCAAAATAATGGGAACAGCAACAACCGTTGAAACTGCTTCTGATGATTGGGGAACAGTTATAAAAGGAATATATTCATCTAAAAGGGGAGATGTTCTGGTTATAAAATGTGATAATGATGATCCTGCAGTCTGGGGAGAACTGGCCTCAAGTACGGCTCAGAAAAGGGGAATAGTTGGAACAGTTATCTATGGATCCGCCAGGGACATTTCAGGCATTAAAAACCTGGATTACCCAGTGTTCTCAAGGAACATCATACCAAATGCAGGTGATGCAAAGGCAGAAGGATATGTGAACGTTCCATTGAACTGTGGAGAAACCCTTGTAAATCCTGGAGACTTTATAATGGGCGATGAATGTGGTGTGGTCTGCGTACCCCACCAGATCCTTGAAGAGGTGTTCAAAGAAGCCTTCAGCATATTGGATAACGAGGATGAGATCGTTGCAAAGATAAAGAAGGGTTCATCTTTTCTGGAGATACTTGGAATAGATAAGTAA
- a CDS encoding DUF7065 domain-containing protein, translated as MVMKELYIKKNKARGDHMDFNLETLKKHEEWNESYYFNFHDRKNDLTAFMRIGNKVNKNEKSMFFYLMSPTITAGIKLETPCDDKPLNIAGLGYHELEPGKWKLKYDGPIFNPLDKTEFRVKMDVTWESLNPIMNYVDCVDEKQVELSSNVASEHYEQFGKAAGKVEINDETFEIEALGERDLSRGIRAWGSPKMWMWINSEFSNAEAFNITKLSVDEGDIDAGYFYTGSVNEPLVKSDISLEFNNGIPSKFSMNLFDKKGSEYSVTGEVVRFGMIPVDEKMILIETLSKYNWDGKEGHGIAEFLVPKP; from the coding sequence ATGGTAATGAAGGAGTTGTATATAAAAAAGAATAAGGCACGTGGTGATCATATGGATTTTAATTTAGAAACACTAAAAAAACATGAAGAATGGAATGAAAGCTATTATTTTAATTTTCATGACAGAAAAAATGATTTAACTGCTTTTATGCGCATAGGAAACAAGGTTAATAAAAATGAAAAATCAATGTTCTTCTATTTAATGTCCCCCACAATCACCGCTGGAATTAAATTAGAAACTCCCTGTGATGATAAACCATTGAATATCGCAGGTTTAGGTTATCATGAGCTTGAACCTGGAAAATGGAAACTTAAATATGATGGCCCAATTTTTAATCCATTAGATAAAACTGAATTTAGAGTTAAAATGGATGTGACCTGGGAATCTTTAAACCCCATCATGAATTATGTTGATTGTGTTGATGAAAAACAGGTAGAATTATCATCTAATGTGGCATCGGAGCATTATGAACAGTTTGGAAAAGCTGCTGGAAAAGTTGAAATTAATGATGAAACATTTGAAATTGAAGCACTGGGTGAAAGAGATTTAAGCCGCGGAATAAGGGCATGGGGATCTCCTAAGATGTGGATGTGGATTAACTCCGAGTTTTCCAATGCCGAAGCTTTTAACATAACCAAACTTTCCGTTGATGAAGGGGATATAGATGCAGGATATTTCTATACAGGTTCAGTTAATGAACCACTGGTAAAATCGGATATAAGTCTAGAATTTAATAATGGAATCCCCTCTAAGTTTTCAATGAACTTATTTGACAAAAAAGGTTCTGAATATTCAGTTACTGGCGAAGTAGTTCGATTTGGAATGATTCCAGTTGATGAAAAGATGATTCTCATAGAAACCCTTTCCAAATATAACTGGGATGGAAAAGAAGGGCATGGTATAGCGGAGTTTTTAGTTCCTAAACCATAA
- a CDS encoding UPF0104 family protein, which yields MQTSYEFILEHKWEIVITFIIGAFIIFLISVAVGLEDIINVLSHSNLQIILLAIFLELILIVAWTLRWSLILKVVDHSPRFKDLFLMMFTSLFGNNVTPGAAGGEPLRAYLVSKFEGVPFDLAFVSASADRVFEFFPFLLVSLFAIYMVFTWNISTMSAVALSILILITMTFFGLLIYVGINKDIAQRIIIRIARAVYPFFSKLSKKDVSFSYVKEKLIYYVERFTTGFLTVLKNHKIFTLGLGISFGMWGIDMVRMYLCFMAVGSYPPFVPMVIIYSIALLVTILPTLPGALGLREGVMVGLFLVVGVPADVVLAASLIDRVISYLIPTAIGAITTAYYGNLLKKDDSTST from the coding sequence ATGCAGACGAGTTATGAGTTCATCCTGGAACATAAATGGGAAATTGTAATCACATTTATAATCGGAGCATTCATAATCTTTTTAATATCTGTTGCTGTCGGATTGGAAGACATAATCAATGTTTTAAGCCATTCCAACCTTCAGATAATACTTTTAGCCATTTTTCTTGAGTTGATTTTAATAGTAGCATGGACCCTGCGCTGGTCACTGATACTGAAGGTGGTTGATCACTCACCTAGATTTAAGGATCTCTTTTTGATGATGTTCACAAGTCTTTTTGGAAACAACGTAACCCCTGGAGCTGCAGGGGGCGAACCACTTCGAGCTTACCTTGTGAGTAAATTTGAAGGAGTTCCATTTGACCTCGCATTTGTATCTGCAAGTGCTGATAGGGTTTTTGAATTTTTCCCCTTTCTATTGGTTTCCCTCTTTGCAATTTACATGGTATTCACATGGAACATCTCAACCATGAGCGCAGTTGCCCTGAGCATACTCATACTCATAACAATGACATTTTTCGGGCTTTTGATATACGTTGGAATCAACAAGGACATTGCCCAGAGAATAATAATCAGGATTGCGCGTGCAGTCTATCCATTCTTCAGCAAACTCAGTAAAAAGGATGTTAGTTTCTCATACGTAAAGGAAAAACTGATCTACTACGTTGAAAGGTTCACAACTGGTTTTTTAACTGTTCTCAAAAACCATAAAATATTCACCCTGGGCCTTGGAATATCATTTGGAATGTGGGGTATAGATATGGTTCGTATGTACCTCTGCTTTATGGCTGTTGGTTCATATCCACCATTCGTGCCCATGGTGATTATATACAGCATAGCCCTCCTTGTAACCATACTCCCCACACTTCCTGGAGCTCTTGGACTTCGTGAAGGAGTTATGGTTGGGCTTTTCTTAGTGGTGGGCGTTCCAGCAGACGTAGTACTGGCTGCAAGCCTCATAGATCGCGTTATAAGCTATTTAATACCCACAGCAATCGGAGCGATTACAACAGCATATTACGGAAATTTATTAAAAAAGGACGACTCAACCAGCACTTGA